One window of Microcoleus vaginatus PCC 9802 genomic DNA carries:
- a CDS encoding CusA/CzcA family heavy metal efflux RND transporter: MFSTILRWVINRRWLVVVATIIVSLWTFSIIPQMSLDVFPPFAPPQVEIQTEAPGLAPEEIESLVTLPIESAINGTPGVTAVRSSSAVGLSAVKVIFDWGTEIYQARQLITERLQQAQSKLPAGVETPQISPTTSPVGTVITYAFTSETTPLMEVRRLVDWQVTNRLLAVTGVAQVVAYGGEERQYQVLVEPAKLKAFNVSLQQVAEAAAAANVNAPGGYLITPDRETLIRGVGRIESVEDLQQSAIDSRHGTPVRIGDVADVKIGAAIKRGDGSFNGKKAVIVMVNRQPVADTPTVTKAVEAAMAEVQQALPKDIKVTVTFRQEEYINSSVENVRSALVEGSIIVTLILIPFLMNWRTLAVVLLDFFLTWLLALLAMYWLGLGLNTMTLGGLSVAIGTAIDDAIVYAENTYRNLRENTSSLHPRPVMDVIFDGSQEVRDSLIGATVIGIVVFSPIFTLPGVEGRIFTPMGITYLVVVVISSLESLLISPALCAILLPNKRMSAAEPWLPRICKKIYHFLIQLSMRYSGIILALAAASMVAALIILPSFGRVFLPEFQEQTLVNTILLYPGVSLETTDSAAFAIEDALKDDTRFEYVQVRSGRAPGDADAAGVNLAHIDIGLSEAGMKNRPKTLESLRQEFAKLPGVAPNIGGFISHRMDEVLSGVRSQIAVKIFGPDLDQLRSIGAQVEEQMKTVEGIVDLQLEPQVPVQQIQIKFNRQAAGRYGLKIGELSEIIETALNGKVVSQVLEMQQTFDLVVWLQPEARNNLETIQNLLVDTPSGNKIPLAQVATVKYGTGPNTINRENVSRLIVAAANAKGRDLRSVVNEIQAKVKREVQLPFGYFIQYGGQFEAEQRASQNIMIFSAIAFLVITVLMYLSVKSIASTAMIMINLPIGLVGGVIAVALTGGIISVASLVGFVTLFGVATRNGLLLVDNYNTKFAEGMPFKEAIIKGSMERLNAILMTALTSALGLAPLVLEGGPGKEILQPLSVVVLGGLFTSTALTLLVLPALYAQFGTFLRPQKPQAAVADAKVVNV; this comes from the coding sequence CTTGATGTCTTCCCTCCTTTTGCACCCCCGCAAGTCGAAATTCAGACGGAAGCACCGGGACTCGCGCCGGAAGAAATCGAGTCTTTGGTAACACTGCCGATCGAAAGTGCGATTAACGGAACTCCTGGGGTGACAGCAGTGCGTTCATCTTCGGCTGTGGGTCTTTCTGCGGTTAAGGTAATCTTTGATTGGGGAACTGAAATTTATCAAGCGCGCCAGTTGATAACAGAACGGTTACAGCAAGCTCAAAGCAAACTCCCGGCTGGGGTAGAAACACCGCAAATTTCTCCCACAACTTCTCCTGTCGGCACTGTTATTACCTATGCTTTTACATCAGAAACTACTCCTTTGATGGAAGTGCGCCGTCTGGTTGACTGGCAAGTCACAAATCGCCTTTTGGCAGTAACTGGGGTTGCTCAAGTGGTGGCTTACGGAGGCGAAGAAAGGCAGTATCAAGTATTAGTAGAACCTGCCAAGTTGAAAGCTTTTAATGTGTCGTTGCAGCAAGTAGCTGAAGCGGCGGCGGCTGCGAATGTTAACGCGCCGGGGGGGTATTTAATTACGCCGGATCGAGAAACTTTAATCCGGGGGGTGGGGCGGATTGAGTCTGTGGAAGATTTGCAGCAATCGGCGATCGACTCTCGCCACGGAACACCCGTCAGAATTGGTGATGTAGCTGATGTCAAGATTGGTGCTGCAATCAAGCGGGGCGATGGCAGTTTTAACGGCAAAAAAGCTGTGATTGTGATGGTAAACAGACAGCCAGTTGCTGATACTCCGACGGTAACTAAAGCGGTTGAGGCAGCAATGGCTGAGGTGCAGCAAGCTCTGCCCAAAGATATTAAAGTTACTGTGACTTTCCGCCAGGAAGAGTATATTAATTCCTCGGTGGAGAATGTGCGATCGGCTTTAGTTGAAGGCAGTATTATCGTCACCCTTATTCTCATCCCGTTTTTGATGAATTGGCGCACTCTGGCGGTTGTTTTGCTGGATTTCTTTCTGACTTGGCTGTTGGCGCTGCTGGCGATGTATTGGCTGGGGCTGGGGCTGAATACGATGACTTTGGGGGGTTTGTCGGTGGCGATCGGCACTGCGATCGACGATGCGATCGTTTATGCCGAAAATACCTACCGCAATTTGAGAGAAAATACGTCTTCTCTTCATCCGCGCCCGGTGATGGATGTGATTTTTGACGGCAGTCAAGAGGTGCGCGATTCTTTAATTGGAGCGACTGTTATTGGCATTGTGGTGTTTTCGCCAATTTTTACTTTGCCCGGTGTAGAAGGTCGGATTTTTACGCCTATGGGGATTACTTATCTGGTAGTTGTTGTGATTTCTAGTCTGGAATCGCTGTTAATATCTCCAGCCCTTTGCGCTATCTTGTTGCCTAACAAACGTATGAGTGCTGCGGAACCCTGGCTGCCAAGAATTTGCAAAAAAATATATCATTTTTTAATACAATTGTCAATGCGCTATTCGGGAATTATTTTAGCTTTAGCGGCTGCTAGCATGGTGGCTGCATTAATTATTTTGCCATCTTTTGGGCGGGTGTTTTTGCCTGAGTTTCAGGAGCAAACTTTGGTAAATACTATTCTGCTTTATCCTGGGGTTTCTTTGGAGACAACAGATAGCGCGGCTTTTGCTATTGAAGATGCACTTAAGGATGATACCAGGTTTGAATACGTGCAAGTGCGATCGGGCCGAGCTCCCGGAGATGCGGATGCTGCGGGAGTCAATTTAGCTCACATTGATATCGGTTTGAGCGAGGCAGGGATGAAAAACAGGCCAAAAACTTTGGAGTCGCTGCGGCAGGAATTTGCTAAATTGCCGGGAGTTGCACCAAATATCGGCGGTTTTATTTCTCACCGGATGGATGAGGTTTTATCTGGTGTCAGAAGTCAGATTGCTGTCAAAATCTTTGGCCCTGATTTGGATCAACTTCGCAGCATCGGTGCCCAAGTTGAAGAGCAAATGAAAACAGTTGAGGGAATTGTGGATTTGCAACTCGAACCCCAGGTGCCAGTGCAACAAATTCAAATTAAGTTTAACCGTCAAGCCGCGGGTAGATACGGTTTGAAAATCGGAGAGCTTTCTGAAATAATTGAGACAGCTTTAAACGGCAAAGTTGTTTCTCAAGTTTTGGAAATGCAGCAAACTTTTGACTTAGTGGTTTGGTTGCAGCCTGAAGCCAGAAACAACCTAGAAACTATTCAGAATTTGTTGGTTGATACTCCAAGCGGCAACAAGATTCCCCTCGCCCAAGTTGCGACTGTTAAATACGGTACGGGACCCAATACTATTAACCGCGAGAATGTTTCCCGGTTGATTGTGGCTGCTGCTAATGCTAAAGGTAGAGATTTGCGATCGGTTGTGAATGAAATTCAAGCTAAAGTTAAACGAGAGGTGCAGTTGCCTTTTGGCTATTTTATCCAGTACGGCGGTCAATTTGAAGCCGAACAAAGAGCTTCGCAAAATATTATGATATTTAGCGCGATCGCCTTTTTGGTAATTACAGTATTGATGTACTTGTCCGTCAAGTCTATCGCTTCAACTGCTATGATTATGATTAATTTGCCGATCGGATTAGTGGGAGGAGTAATTGCAGTAGCTTTGACGGGCGGCATCATCTCTGTAGCTTCTTTAGTTGGCTTTGTCACTTTATTTGGCGTTGCCACCCGCAACGGCTTGCTTTTAGTAGACAACTACAACACTAAATTTGCCGAGGGAATGCCTTTTAAGGAAGCAATTATTAAAGGCTCGATGGAACGGCTCAACGCCATCCTGATGACCGCTTTAACATCAGCTTTGGGTTTAGCACCTTTAGTCTTAGAAGGCGGCCCCGGAAAGGAAATCCTGCAACCTTTGTCAGTAGTAGTTTTAGGCGGATTATTTACTTCTACAGCACTAACGCTGTTAGTTTTGCCAGCTTTGTATGCTCAATTTGGTACGTTTTTACGACCTCAAAAACCTCAAGCCGCTGTTGCAGATGCCAAGGTAGTTAATGTGTGA